Proteins found in one Miscanthus floridulus cultivar M001 chromosome 4, ASM1932011v1, whole genome shotgun sequence genomic segment:
- the LOC136552204 gene encoding protein NUCLEAR FUSION DEFECTIVE 4-like, producing MVAAALDAMAGTRWERWLGLVTAVWVQCISGNNYTFSNYSHALKTLMGLTQLQLNGLSVAKDVGKAFGLLAGLASDRVPTWLLLAIGSLEGLLGYGAQWMVVSRTVAPLPYWQMCVFLCLGGNSTTWMNTAVLVTCIRNFRRSRGPVSGLLKGYVGLSTAIFTDTCSALFADDPASFLVMLAVVPAAVCALAMVFLREGPAGGAAAAAADDEDDGRCFAAINSLAVAIALYLLAADLTGLGGGGGVVSAVFIAVLLVLLASPATVPALLAWKSWVKTRKAANADLEEADYSLAAAAAPLLLAAKAAGRTEEEEARAPGERPRLGEEHTIAQALTSLDFWLMFASFLMGVGTGLAVMNNLGQMGVAMGYVDVSLFVSMTSIWGFFGRIASGTISEHFIKTRAIPRPLWNAASQVLMAVGYIVMALAMPGSLFIGSVVVGMCYGVRLAVTVPTASELFGLKYYGLIYNILILNLPLGSFLFSGLLAGLLYDAEATAVPGGGNTCVGAHCYRLVFLIMALACVVGFGLDVLLCVRTKRVYAKIHESKRLSKSAVAQRVG from the exons ATGGTGGCAGCGGCGCTGGACGCAATGGCGGGGACGCGGTGGGAGCGGTGGCTGGGTCTGGTGACGGCGGTGTGGGTGCAGTGCATCTCCGGCAACAACTACACCTTCTCCAACTACTCGCACGCGCTCAAGACGCTCATGGGCCTGACGCAGCTGCAGCTCAACGGCCTCTCCGTCGCCAAGGACGTGGGCAAGGCGTTCGGCCTCCTCGCGGGGCTCGCCTCCGACCGCGTCCCGACCTGGCTCCTCCTCGCCATCGGCTCCCTCGAGGGCCTCCTCGGCTACGGCGCGCAGTGGATGGTCGTGTCCAGGACCGTCGCGCCGCTCCCTTACTGGCAGATGTGCGTCTTCCTCTGCCTCGGCGGGAACAGCACCACgtggatgaacaccgccgtgctCGTCACCTGCATCCGCAACTTCCGCCGGAGCAGGGGCCCCGTCTCCGGCCTGCTCAAGGGCTACGTCGGCCTCAGCACCGCCATCTTCACCGACACCTGCTCCGCGCTCTTCGCCGACGACCCGGCCTCGTTCCTCGTCATGCTCGCCGTCGTGCCTGCCGCGGTCTGCGCGCTCGCCATGGTGTTCCTCCGCGagggcccggccggcggcgccgcggccgcggccgcggacgATGAGGATGACGGGCGCTGCTTCGCCGCGATCAACTCGCTCGCCGTGGCGATCGCGCTGTACCTCCTCGCCGCGGACCTCAcggggctcggcggcggcggcggggtcgtCTCGGCCGTCTTCATCGCCGTGCTCCTGGTGCTACTCGCGTCCCCCGCCACCGTGCCGGCGCTCCTGGCGTGGAAATCGTGGGTGAAGACCCGCAAGGCCGCGAACGCCGACCTCGAGGAGGCGGACTACTCCTTGGCGGCGGCCGCCGCGCCGCTCCTTCTCGCGGCAAAAGCGGCGGGGAggactgaggaggaggaggcgcgggcCCCCGGCGAGCGGCCGCGGCTCGGGGAGGAGCACACGATCGCGCAGGCGCTGACGTCGCTGGACTTCTGGCTGATGTTCGCGTCGTTCCTCATGGGCGTCGGCACGGGGCTGGCCGTGATGAACAACCTGGGGCAGATGGGCGTGGCCATGGGCTACGTCGACGTCTCCCTCTTCGTCTCCATGACCAGCATCTGGGGATTCTTCGGTCGCATCGCCTCCGGCACCATCTCCGAGCACTTCATCAA GACACGAGCAATTCCACGCCCGCTGTGGAACGCGGCCTCGCAGGTTCTGATGGCCGTCGGATACATCGTGATGGCGCTGGCGATGCCAGGCTCCCTCTTCATCGGCTCGGTGGTCGTCGGCATGTGCTACGGCGTGCGGCTGGCGGTCACCGTGCCTACGGCGTCAGAGCTATTCGGCCTCAAGTACTACGGTCTCATCTACAATATCCTCATCCTCAACCTGCCGCTCGGCTCATTCCTCTTCTCGGGCCTGCTGGCGGGACTCCTCTACGACGCGGAAGCCACCGCGGTGCCCGGCGGCGGCAACACCTGCGTCGGCGCACACTGCTACCGCCTCGTCTTCCTGATCATGGCGCTCGCCTGCGTCGTCGGGTTCGGCCTCGACGTCCTGCTCTGCGTCCGGACGAAGCGGGTGTACGCCAAGATCCACGAGAGCAAGCGGTTGAGTAAGTCAGCCGTGGCGCAGAGGGTGGGTTAG
- the LOC136548853 gene encoding uncharacterized protein, translating to MVTAGKCKVAWKSCCKPKDLGGLGVIDMRRAGVALRVRWEWKCWVDQRLNWSSLHRKKEKMVTAVFKAATVSIVGSEESTFFWTDNWIDGASIQSLASALFQAVAARCRGALVRDALLGNAWVRHITGAHTVQVINEFMLVWQQVRRFLPLQGTPDVFRWRLTPDGAYSSASAYGAMFFGALRTLGAREIWKTSAPPRVRAFFWLVLHKRCWTAERRFRHGLQDSDICITCDQMTESMDHIILGCVYSREVWAILLAKLHLLDVVLVNEEDVMEWWMRNRKLVVKPARKGFDSLFFLVGWRLWKDRNSRTFDGASTDAAGLACSIWGEAEEWCLTGYKHLLSLLTLM from the coding sequence ATGGTCACTGCAGGCAAGTGCAAAGTGGCCTGGAAATCATGCTGCAAACCAAAGGATCTTGGAGGGCTGGGCGTCATTGATATGCGGCGTGCTGGGGTGGCACTGAGGGTCCGATGGGAGTGGAAATGTTGGGTGGATCAAAGACTGAATTGGTCCAGCTTgcatagaaaaaaagaaaagatggtCACTGCAGTTTTCAAGGCAGCCACAGTGTCCATTGTTGGCTCCGAGGAATCGACTTTCTTCTGGACGGACAACTGGATTGATGGTGCAAGCATTCAGTCATTGGCGTCGGCGCTCTTTCAGGCTGTTGCAGCAAGGTGTCGGGGGGCGCTGGTACGTGATGCACTGCTGGGTAATGCTTGGGTGCGCCACATCACCGGAGCACATACGGTTCAGGTCATCAATGAGTTCATGTTGGTGTGGCAGCAAGTTCGGAGATTTCTGCCCTTGCAGGGAACACCTGATGTGTTTCGGTGGAGGCTCACACCGGATGGAGCCTACTCTTCGGCCTCGGCTTATGGAGCCATGTTCTTTGGTGCTTTGAGGACTCTTGGGGCAAGGGAGATTTGGAAGACCTCGGCGCCGCCAAGAGTCCGTGCCTTCTTCTGGTTGGTATTGCACAAGAGATGCTGGACCGCAGAACGGCGGTTTCGCCATGGCTTGCAAGACAGTGACATCTGCATCACTTGTGACCAAATGACGGAGAGTATGGATCATATCATCTTGGGTTGTGTCTATAGCAGGGAGGTTTGGGCCATTCTACTGGCCAAACTCCATCTCCTGGATGTTGTGCTCGTTAATGAGGAGGATGTCATGGAGTGGTGGATGCGCAACAGAAAGCTCGTTGTAAAACCGGCGAGAAAGGGGTTCGATTCGCTCTTCTTCCTAGTTGGCTGGAGACTGTGGAAGGACAGGAACTCGCGCACTTTCGATGGAGCTTCTACTGACGCGGCTGGGCTGGCTTGCTCGATCTGGGGCGAGGCCGAGGAGTGGTGTTTGACGGGATACAAGCACCTCCTGTCTTTGCTAACACTCATGTAG